The Pirellulales bacterium genome includes a window with the following:
- a CDS encoding STAS/SEC14 domain-containing protein yields MTVALKEEDDGKTLMVTLSGKLTKEDYQHLGPEVDRLIAKHGKIRILTIMHDFHGWTLGALWDDIKFDFKHFSHIERLALVGERKWESGMAVFCKPFTTAKVHYFDIAQSDEALKWVRE; encoded by the coding sequence ATGACTGTTGCCCTGAAAGAAGAAGACGATGGCAAAACGCTCATGGTCACGCTGAGCGGAAAGCTCACCAAAGAGGACTACCAACATCTCGGCCCGGAAGTCGATCGACTGATTGCAAAACACGGCAAAATCCGCATCCTCACGATCATGCACGATTTCCACGGCTGGACGCTCGGCGCCCTGTGGGACGACATCAAATTCGACTTCAAACACTTCAGCCACATCGAGCGGCTGGCCTTGGTCGGCGAGCGAAAATGGGAATCGGGCATGGCCGTCTTCTGCAAGCCCTTCACCACCGCCAAGGTCCACTATTTCGACATCGCACAGAGTGACGAAGCGCTGAAATGGGTGCGGGAGTAA